A window of Dysidea avara chromosome 1, odDysAvar1.4, whole genome shotgun sequence genomic DNA:
TACCACTCCCTATTACAGACAAGATATTATCAGGATGAGAATCCACAACAGATTTGGTAAAGGATGGATAACTCTGTCTAGCATACCGCTTTGCAGCCAATTTCCTCTTTGGAGTTTTAATCTTGTATTTCCTATCACCAACATTTATCTACACATAATCAattattataatgcatatacaatatataGTACGTGTAAGCTTACAGAAACTTCCTCAGATGTTGTAGAGACAATGGACATCATAGGTTGACTGGTAACTGTTGTTGTCTACAAAATAAATCTCACTTCATGTATTAATGCTATTAAATAAATACTCACAGTAAATCCACTGTACACTGCAGGTAAACTTGACATCACTGATGAGCTAGTAACTGTCATTAGCTAGTGAACCAGTAACTGTCGTTGGAACTGTTGTTGGCTAAAGAACATATAGTTCATCTTGCTTTATGTATCTACATTTGATTGAACTTACAGCAAGTGATTGAGAAATACTACAGACTGCAGGAAAACGTGACATCACAGAAGAATCAGTAACTGTCATGGGCTAAAAAGGTCTCATTTGATGTtttgatttattttttttttaaaaactcacATTAAATGACGGAAGCCCACTGTACATTGCAGGGAAAGTAAACATTATAGGTGAACCAGTAACTGTCGTTGGAACTGTTGTCGGCTAAAGAACATAAAGTTAATCTTACTTTATGTATCTACATCAAATCAAACTTACAGCAAGTGATGGAAAACCACTACACACTCTAGAAAAACTGGACATCATTGAACTTCCACCATCTGAAGTTGCTCTGTGATCGGTGCAACGTCTTATACTCTATAATATCATTAAACACATCACATACAGGTTTCATGCTCAAACGTTAGCTACTCACACTACGAATGTTCTGTTGCTGTGATGCATGTGTTCGCTTGCGAGATGATGCCATTGCCTGTAAATTGCGAATGAAAGATGATACTTTAGCTCTGATTTGTTTAATTTCATTCTCAAATCTTATCAAATCTTTTAGTTTCTGCATACACTCGTAGCATAATGTTGAATCCATACTAAAATTCTCCAGTCCCCCACAGCCTTCTTGTGTAAAGCATTCTTTTAACTTTTGCACTTCTGCTTGGCACTTTCCACCAAACACTTTCTTCTGACGAGATTTTCCTTTTGCATTCACTAAACTTGCAAGGCATAAGCAGCAACATTTCTCCATCTAGACTATTGAGTCTCTGAAAGATAACTGAACGGTTAACCCACACCCGCGCCACCAGAAGAGTCTATACTGAGAGTGTTACTGTTCGGCCACTGTTCAGTCCGGCACAGACAGAGCCTCACTAGCCGAACGCGGTTCGTA
This region includes:
- the LOC136241901 gene encoding uncharacterized protein, encoding MEKCCCLCLASLVNAKGKSRQKKVFGGKCQAEVQKLKECFTQEGCGGLENFSMDSTLCYECMQKLKDLIRFENEIKQIRAKVSSFIRNLQAMASSRKRTHASQQQNIRSSIRRCTDHRATSDGGSSMMSSFSRVCSGFPSLAPTTVPTTVTGSPIMFTFPAMYSGLPSFNPMTVTDSSVMSRFPAVCSISQSLAPTTVPTTVTGSLANDSY